The following nucleotide sequence is from Paeniglutamicibacter kerguelensis.
TCGCCCAGGCCCTGGGCAAGGCAGTGAAGGATCCCCGCGTGGAGGCCATCACGGTCACCGATGCACGCGTGACCAACGACCTGCAACACGCCACCATCTACTACACGGTCTTTGGCGACGATGAAGCCAAGGCCGATGCAGCGGCGGCCTTGGCGAAGTCCAAGGGCGTCCTGCGCAAGGAGGTTGGCAAGAACGTCACGGTTCGCCTGACCCCGACCCTGGAATTCGTCGCCGACGAAATCCCGGTCAACGCCTCGAACCTCGAAGCGTTGCTGCGCGTCGCCAAGGCTAAGGACGCAGAAGTTGCCGCCCTGGCCGAAGGCAAGACCTTCGCCGGCGAAGCCGACCCGTACAAACGTGACGAAGAAGAAGACGAAGAAGCCTAAGCGCTGATTCCTTCTTCGTGAAGCCGGCGGCCCCCGCAAGGGAAGCCGTGCCGAACGCACATGAAGAGGCCTGCTCCGGGCCGCCCATCCATTGGATGGCCGGCCCGTCGCAGGCCTCTTTTGCGTGCCCGGTCAAGCCGAAGCGCCACATACGCGAACTACGTCGCGTCGATCCCCGGACCTACCCGAACCCTCGCCCCCCAAACTGAACGCGCGCCGCCGTGCGGCGACGCGCGTTCGGCGAGGGTGCGGATCTAAGGGGAACCTGTTGCCGGCTAGGGGCGATTTCGCCCCGTCCGGAAGCCTGGAATTGACTTGTTGCCGGCAAACGTCCGTTGAGGCCTGAATCTTCGGCGGGCGCTGTGGCCGGACAGCGGTCGGAGCTCTGCCGTG
It contains:
- the rbfA gene encoding 30S ribosome-binding factor RbfA; translation: MADSARAAKLAQRIKVVVAQALGKAVKDPRVEAITVTDARVTNDLQHATIYYTVFGDDEAKADAAAALAKSKGVLRKEVGKNVTVRLTPTLEFVADEIPVNASNLEALLRVAKAKDAEVAALAEGKTFAGEADPYKRDEEEDEEA